One genomic window of Coffea eugenioides isolate CCC68of chromosome 1, Ceug_1.0, whole genome shotgun sequence includes the following:
- the LOC113773753 gene encoding non-specific lipid transfer protein GPI-anchored 2-like, whose product MCLLAIVLVVMRLTGALAQSGCTSELTSLYPCLSYVTGSSSKPSSTCCSQLAGVVSSKPQCLCLLLNGGGSSVGININQTLALSLPGACQVQTPPSSKCNAGNVPTSSTATPATSPPAEPSKGSPDTPKIPSVSDTPAGNGSKTVPATDGSTSAGSNINASFPLIALFLFVASCVLSGAGF is encoded by the exons ATGTGTCTTCTTGCCATAGTCCTTGTTGTGATGCGCTTGACTGGAGCTTTAGCTCAGTCAGGGTGCACCAGCGAGCTCACCAGCTTGTATCCCTGTCTAAGTTACGTCACCGGAAGTTCATCTAAGCCGAGCTCGACCTGCTGTTCACAGCTTGCTGGCGTCGTGTCATCAAAGCCGCAGTGCCTCTGCTTACTTCTAAATGGTGGTGGATCCTCCGTGGGTATCAACATCAATCAAACTCTGGCTCTCTCGTTGCCTGGTGCTTGTCAGGTGCAAACTCCCCCAAGCAGCAAATGCAACG CTGGAAATGTACCAACATCTTCAACCGCTACACCAGCAACTTCTCCTCCAGCAGAACCGTCAAAAGGATCACCTGACACTCCGAAGATACCATCAGTGTCAGATACTCCAGCAG GAAACGGGTCGAAAACAGTCCCTGCGACTGACGGTTCAACATCTGCCGGAAGCAACATTAATGCATCATTCCCACTTATAGCTCTCTTTCTCTTCGTTGCGTCCTGCGTTCTATCTGGAGCAGGGTTCTGA